A single genomic interval of Tenuifilum sp. 4138str harbors:
- the ftsH gene encoding ATP-dependent zinc metalloprotease FtsH, which yields MAENNNNNPMMNDENGKPKMPRFNVYWVYIIIILGFFLIQYFYSGKTAQLTTWQEVKNQMLEKQEISKLLVVRNAGKVEVYLKEDKLEKYKDRLGQGFGAVPKAGPHFYFTIGSIETFERQLAEAQTNIEESQKIYPEYVDRPNYWADILSWVLPFVILAAIWIYIFRRISRGGGGGPGGGNIFSVGKSKAQLFDKETRPRVDFKDVAGLEEAKIEVMEIVDFLKNPKKYTELGGKIPKGALLVGPPGTGKTLLAKAVAGEANVPFFSMSGSEFVEMFVGVGASRVRDLFRQAKEKAPCIVFIDEIDAIGRARGKNPSFSGNDERENTLNQLLTEMDGFASNQGVIILAATNRADILDRALLRAGRFDRQIHVELPDLKERLDIFKVHLRPIKLEENLDISFLAKQTPGFSGADIANVCNEAALIAARKNKKYVEKQDFLDAIDRIIGGLEKKNKIISKEERRTIAYHEAGHATVSWLLEHANPLLKVSIIPRGRSLGAAWYLPEERQITTTEQLFDEMCSTLGGRAAEEINFNKISTGALSDLERVTKQAYAMVAYFGMGKSLRNISYYDSTGQVEFTFSKPYSEKTAEQIDEEVKEIIDKAYERAKQILTENHEGHVQLAELLLEREVIFSEDLEKIFGPRKTLSREQELVKELDEEAHKQDLESKENQTE from the coding sequence ATGGCTGAGAACAACAATAACAACCCTATGATGAACGATGAAAACGGCAAACCAAAAATGCCACGATTCAACGTTTACTGGGTTTACATCATTATAATTCTTGGATTTTTCCTGATCCAGTATTTTTACTCTGGTAAAACAGCTCAGCTAACCACATGGCAGGAGGTAAAAAACCAAATGCTGGAAAAGCAGGAAATAAGCAAGCTATTGGTGGTAAGGAACGCTGGCAAGGTAGAGGTTTACCTTAAGGAAGATAAGCTAGAGAAGTACAAGGATAGACTAGGACAGGGATTTGGCGCTGTTCCAAAGGCAGGGCCTCACTTTTACTTTACCATTGGTTCCATTGAAACCTTTGAGCGGCAGCTTGCCGAGGCACAAACCAATATAGAGGAAAGTCAAAAAATATACCCGGAATACGTTGACCGGCCAAACTATTGGGCCGATATACTCTCATGGGTACTTCCGTTTGTAATACTTGCAGCCATTTGGATCTACATTTTCCGCAGAATTTCCAGAGGCGGTGGAGGCGGACCAGGAGGCGGGAATATTTTCTCGGTAGGTAAGTCAAAGGCACAGCTGTTTGATAAGGAAACACGCCCAAGGGTTGACTTTAAGGATGTGGCAGGACTTGAGGAGGCTAAAATTGAGGTAATGGAAATAGTTGATTTCCTCAAAAACCCCAAGAAGTACACTGAGCTGGGTGGTAAAATTCCCAAGGGTGCTTTACTCGTAGGCCCTCCGGGAACCGGTAAAACACTACTTGCCAAGGCTGTTGCCGGCGAGGCCAACGTTCCCTTCTTTAGCATGTCCGGTTCTGAGTTTGTGGAGATGTTTGTAGGCGTGGGAGCATCGCGCGTTCGCGACCTGTTCCGTCAGGCCAAGGAAAAGGCTCCATGCATTGTATTTATCGACGAGATTGATGCCATTGGCCGAGCTCGCGGTAAAAACCCGAGCTTCTCCGGCAACGATGAGCGTGAGAACACCCTTAACCAACTTCTTACCGAGATGGATGGATTTGCCTCCAACCAGGGTGTAATTATTCTGGCAGCAACCAACCGCGCCGATATTTTAGACCGTGCTCTTTTGCGTGCTGGTCGTTTCGACAGGCAAATTCATGTTGAGTTGCCCGACCTCAAGGAGCGTCTCGATATCTTTAAGGTTCACCTTCGCCCTATTAAGCTTGAGGAGAATCTCGATATCAGTTTCCTGGCAAAGCAAACCCCGGGATTTTCAGGTGCCGATATTGCCAATGTGTGCAACGAGGCTGCTCTTATTGCGGCGCGTAAGAATAAAAAGTATGTTGAGAAACAGGATTTCCTTGATGCCATCGACCGAATCATTGGAGGTCTTGAAAAGAAGAATAAGATTATATCAAAGGAGGAGCGTCGTACCATTGCCTACCATGAGGCTGGACACGCCACCGTTAGTTGGCTGCTAGAGCATGCTAATCCTTTGCTCAAGGTTTCAATTATACCCCGTGGCAGGTCGTTAGGCGCAGCATGGTATTTGCCTGAGGAACGTCAAATCACTACAACCGAGCAGCTTTTCGACGAGATGTGCTCAACCCTTGGAGGTAGGGCAGCTGAGGAGATAAACTTCAATAAGATATCAACTGGCGCTCTGAGCGACCTGGAAAGGGTAACCAAACAGGCCTACGCCATGGTTGCTTACTTTGGAATGGGCAAGAGTCTTCGAAATATAAGCTACTACGATTCCACCGGCCAGGTTGAATTCACATTTTCCAAACCCTACAGCGAGAAAACCGCTGAACAAATTGACGAGGAAGTTAAAGAAATTATCGATAAGGCCTACGAAAGGGCTAAGCAGATACTTACCGAGAACCACGAAGGTCATGTTCAGCTTGCCGAGCTACTGCTTGAACGTGAAGTTATCTTCAGCGAGGATTTGGAAAAGATATTTGGCCCACGGAAAACCCTAAGCCGTGAGCAAGAACTGGTAAAAGAGCTTGACGAGGAGGCTCACAAGCAAGATTTAGAAAGTAAAGAAAACCAAACCGAATAA
- a CDS encoding putative signal transducing protein — protein MDQNWQEVFSTSHTWQAEMAKQILEENEIPAVVINRKDSSYLFGEVSVYTEPEHAERAKELLKDIQG, from the coding sequence ATGGACCAAAATTGGCAAGAGGTGTTTTCCACTTCGCATACATGGCAAGCCGAAATGGCTAAACAAATCCTCGAGGAAAACGAGATTCCTGCTGTTGTGATTAACCGTAAAGATTCCAGCTATCTTTTTGGCGAAGTTTCAGTGTATACAGAGCCCGAACATGCTGAAAGGGCTAAAGAACTTTTAAAAGATATACAGGGTTGA
- a CDS encoding phosphatidate cytidylyltransferase codes for MSEFLKRTISGLLFVIVLVGAIYIGHITFFILFLAITTATMLEFYHLGLKAKLRPQSLLGVFIGMAFFIWSYFYSSGRIEQLTLYGFVPLLVSIFVVELYRHQQKPMQNIALTLLGIFYIALPFSLMNFITINGSSYSMDYNPNILLGILFLVWANDTGAYVVGVSMGKHKMIPRISPKKSWEGFVGGIATTLLVAWVIAMFFDEVSLKHWLAIGLITALMAVLGDLVESMFKRSIGVKDSGKFLPGHGGLLDRFDALLMVLPMVYVYLEVMMII; via the coding sequence TTGAGCGAGTTTTTAAAACGTACCATTAGCGGATTACTTTTTGTAATAGTACTGGTTGGGGCAATTTACATTGGCCACATCACCTTTTTCATTCTTTTTTTAGCCATTACCACTGCCACCATGCTTGAGTTCTACCATTTAGGACTTAAAGCCAAGTTACGGCCACAATCGCTACTTGGAGTATTCATTGGGATGGCCTTCTTTATTTGGTCGTACTTCTACAGCTCAGGCCGGATTGAGCAGCTAACGCTTTACGGTTTTGTACCTTTGCTCGTTTCAATTTTTGTTGTTGAACTTTACAGGCACCAGCAAAAGCCAATGCAGAACATAGCATTAACCCTGCTTGGAATTTTCTACATTGCCTTACCGTTTTCGTTAATGAACTTCATTACCATCAATGGATCCTCGTATAGCATGGATTACAACCCGAACATATTACTAGGAATACTCTTTCTGGTTTGGGCAAACGATACCGGAGCGTACGTTGTTGGTGTGAGTATGGGTAAACATAAAATGATTCCCCGCATATCGCCCAAAAAAAGCTGGGAAGGTTTTGTTGGGGGTATAGCCACCACGCTACTGGTAGCATGGGTTATTGCAATGTTTTTCGATGAGGTAAGCCTTAAGCACTGGCTTGCAATAGGACTAATTACAGCCCTTATGGCGGTACTGGGCGATTTAGTGGAATCGATGTTTAAACGCAGTATAGGGGTTAAGGATTCCGGGAAATTTCTTCCGGGACACGGGGGACTACTCGACCGTTTTGACGCATTGTTAATGGTACTCCCCATGGTTTATGTTTACCTTGAAGTAATGATGATTATTTAA
- a CDS encoding phosphatidylserine decarboxylase family protein — MKVHKEGYSILFVTLAVLVVLCAVSWLILPKAISIVATVASVLLMAFLTRFFRVPSRQIETRQNAVLSPADGTVVTIEEVEENEYLKTRCIQVSIFMSVWNVHINWFPISGVIKYYKYHPGDYLVAWHPKSSSHNERTTVVVERPDGVKVLLRQIAGAVARRIVCYAEVGKPVNQCSELGFIKFGSRVDVFLPLNADIKVAIGQKVTGNLTVIATV; from the coding sequence ATGAAGGTTCACAAGGAGGGATACTCAATTCTTTTTGTAACACTCGCAGTCCTGGTGGTACTATGCGCCGTTTCCTGGTTAATCCTGCCAAAAGCAATTTCAATTGTTGCAACGGTAGCATCGGTGCTGCTAATGGCTTTCTTAACCCGATTTTTCAGAGTACCTTCAAGGCAAATTGAAACCCGCCAGAATGCAGTTTTGTCGCCTGCCGATGGCACAGTTGTTACAATTGAGGAAGTAGAAGAGAACGAGTACCTTAAAACCCGATGCATACAGGTTTCAATATTCATGTCGGTTTGGAATGTCCATATCAACTGGTTCCCAATAAGTGGCGTTATAAAGTACTACAAGTATCATCCTGGCGATTACCTTGTTGCATGGCATCCAAAATCGTCGTCGCATAACGAGCGAACCACGGTTGTGGTTGAGCGCCCCGATGGTGTTAAAGTATTACTCCGCCAGATTGCTGGCGCAGTAGCCCGAAGGATTGTATGCTACGCCGAGGTGGGGAAACCTGTAAATCAGTGCTCTGAGCTAGGTTTTATCAAGTTTGGCTCACGGGTTGATGTATTCCTCCCGCTTAACGCCGATATTAAAGTAGCCATTGGTCAAAAGGTGACCGGAAACCTTACGGTTATTGCTACCGTTTAG
- a CDS encoding DeoR/GlpR family DNA-binding transcription regulator, translating into MFEIKLVGMTLSIAERHRKILEKLKETGYVSVVELSEQLGVSAVTIRKDLKLLESRNLLFRSHGSASVSNPYIADRHVIEKEQLYVEEKQRISRYAASLISDGESIILASGSTINEFSRQIGERRNITVICASLVAARELAVRGVAEVLQLGGLVRHTATSVVGPFAEKMLEGFRCSKLFMGVDGIDPEFGLTTTNALEASLNRQMIASAEKVIVLADRSKFGRRGFSRICQLDQVDLIVTDKGVNELFVKQLEEKGVEVVLV; encoded by the coding sequence ATGTTTGAGATAAAATTGGTAGGTATGACATTGAGCATAGCGGAACGGCATAGAAAAATTCTTGAAAAACTCAAGGAGACAGGCTATGTATCGGTAGTTGAGCTTAGCGAGCAACTGGGAGTTTCAGCGGTTACCATTCGAAAGGATCTGAAACTTCTTGAAAGTAGGAATCTGCTATTCCGCTCGCATGGGAGCGCATCGGTAAGTAACCCGTACATAGCCGATAGGCATGTAATAGAGAAAGAACAGCTATATGTTGAGGAGAAGCAGCGCATATCGCGCTATGCGGCCAGTTTAATTTCCGATGGAGAGAGTATTATTCTTGCCTCAGGGAGTACCATCAATGAGTTCTCACGCCAAATAGGCGAACGACGTAACATTACTGTCATATGCGCCTCGCTGGTTGCCGCCCGTGAGCTTGCCGTAAGGGGAGTGGCTGAGGTATTACAGCTTGGAGGACTAGTAAGACATACCGCCACATCGGTTGTTGGCCCCTTTGCCGAAAAGATGCTCGAGGGCTTCCGGTGCAGCAAGCTCTTTATGGGAGTTGATGGTATTGACCCCGAATTTGGTCTAACCACAACCAATGCCCTTGAGGCCTCGCTGAACAGGCAAATGATAGCCAGCGCCGAAAAGGTAATTGTTTTGGCCGATAGATCAAAATTCGGCCGTAGGGGTTTTAGTCGGATATGCCAGCTCGACCAGGTTGACCTGATAGTTACCGATAAAGGGGTTAACGAGCTGTTTGTTAAACAGCTTGAGGAAAAAGGTGTAGAGGTTGTGTTGGTGTAA